A window of Armatimonadia bacterium contains these coding sequences:
- a CDS encoding 4'-phosphopantetheinyl transferase superfamily protein — protein sequence MSPTPTTDLSLPSPAPDELHLWGFRLTEGDPVPAPEEVLDSSELARAEAFRFPRDRRRYVRSHCFLRSVLAAYLGIEASAVTFAGSPKGKPLLDSRAHATALDFNLTHAGELALIAVTDGIPVGIDVEPISDGQTDLQVATRFFALAEAAALASLPPPERARAFCATWTRKEAFVKACGEGLSCALDSFAVEICPETSRPFFHLPPHYSGPWSLVSFEPAAGYLSAVACATEDPSWVFRWWPPEAQSR from the coding sequence ATGTCGCCGACACCCACAACCGACCTCAGCCTTCCGTCTCCTGCCCCAGACGAGCTTCACCTCTGGGGCTTCCGCCTTACGGAGGGCGATCCGGTCCCGGCGCCGGAGGAGGTGCTGGATAGCTCCGAACTGGCCCGGGCCGAGGCCTTCCGCTTTCCCCGTGATCGTCGCCGCTACGTCCGGTCGCACTGCTTCCTGCGCTCGGTGTTGGCGGCATATCTAGGGATCGAGGCTTCTGCGGTCACCTTCGCGGGAAGTCCCAAAGGAAAGCCTCTCCTGGACAGCCGCGCACATGCAACGGCCCTGGACTTCAACCTCACCCATGCAGGTGAACTGGCCCTGATCGCCGTCACTGACGGGATCCCCGTGGGCATCGACGTGGAGCCGATCTCCGACGGCCAGACCGACCTGCAGGTTGCCACCCGCTTCTTTGCCTTGGCCGAGGCAGCAGCCCTGGCGAGCTTGCCGCCTCCCGAGCGTGCCAGGGCTTTCTGCGCCACCTGGACGCGCAAGGAGGCCTTCGTGAAGGCCTGTGGCGAAGGGCTCTCCTGTGCCCTGGACTCCTTCGCGGTCGAGATCTGCCCGGAGACGTCGCGACCCTTCTTCCACCTTCCGCCGCACTACTCCGGTCCCTGGTCGCTGGTCTCCTTTGAACCGGCAGCGGGCTATCTATCAGCCGTGGCCTGTGCGACTGAGGACCCCTCCTGGGTGTTCCGCTGGTGGCCGCCTGAGGCGCAGTCCCGGTGA
- a CDS encoding heparinase II/III family protein: protein MLAERYPRDDLARFLLPQDQYHPFPTAKEREAWETLPREVCDAYLQAAEKLLYHEWPSLPATLFMQFRRMGNRSRYEGPHFARRRDLSNLVMAECIENKGRFLDDIINGLWAVCEESFWGVPAHNQSQRFPGSPLPDTAERIIDLFAAETGGLMAWTYYLLSSQLEMEAPVVCDRLRREVSERILEPYLNRDDFWWMGLNESSRRSVNNWCPWCNSNCLTAALVLETDFDRRLAAVAKALRSLDSFLAVYHSDGGCDEGTSYWDRAGGSLFDCLELLHGATAGHIDVYAEPLVANLGRFLYRSYIGGGNWFLNFADGSAKVGISAEMVFRYGQRIGDNNLMALGSAAFHRRTTEEKTLIGAFTLGRKLPAAFNYSQILPASPEPPFVRDVWMDGIEVFAAREQEGSDKGLYLAGKGGHNAESHNHNDVGQFILFCDGRPILIDAGVEQYTAKTFSSRRYELWTMQSAYHNLPTIGGVQQAPGGSFRARDARHECTDDHACLSLDIAGAYPEEAGVKTWQRTLCLQRGSSSAVEVIDDFRLTKAAEVTLSLMTPCEPDVSQPGVIVLPDGRRVTMQYPAEVLTPTVERLELQDPRMVPVWGDHLYRITLTSREAVAEGKWVLRVTAE from the coding sequence GTGCTAGCTGAACGCTACCCCAGAGATGATCTGGCCCGATTCCTGCTGCCCCAGGATCAGTACCATCCCTTCCCGACCGCCAAGGAACGCGAGGCCTGGGAGACACTGCCCCGGGAGGTCTGCGATGCCTACCTGCAGGCAGCCGAGAAGCTCCTGTACCACGAGTGGCCCTCCTTGCCCGCGACGCTGTTCATGCAGTTCCGCCGCATGGGCAACCGCAGCCGCTACGAAGGTCCGCACTTCGCTCGCCGACGTGACCTCTCGAACCTGGTCATGGCCGAGTGCATCGAGAACAAGGGCCGCTTCCTCGACGACATTATCAACGGCCTCTGGGCGGTGTGCGAGGAGTCCTTCTGGGGCGTGCCCGCTCACAACCAGTCGCAGCGGTTCCCCGGCAGCCCGCTGCCCGACACCGCCGAGCGCATCATCGACCTGTTCGCGGCCGAGACCGGCGGGTTGATGGCGTGGACCTACTACCTGCTCTCCTCACAACTGGAGATGGAGGCGCCCGTTGTCTGCGACCGCCTGCGGCGCGAAGTCAGCGAACGCATCCTTGAGCCCTACCTGAACCGCGACGATTTCTGGTGGATGGGCCTCAACGAGTCCTCCCGCCGGAGCGTGAACAACTGGTGCCCGTGGTGCAACTCGAACTGCCTGACGGCCGCGCTCGTGCTGGAGACCGATTTCGATCGGCGGCTTGCGGCTGTCGCCAAGGCCCTGCGCAGTCTCGACAGCTTCCTGGCTGTGTACCACTCCGACGGTGGCTGCGACGAGGGCACCTCCTACTGGGACCGCGCCGGTGGTTCGCTCTTCGACTGCCTGGAACTCCTCCACGGCGCCACAGCAGGCCATATCGACGTCTACGCGGAGCCGCTGGTCGCCAACCTGGGCCGGTTCCTCTATCGCTCCTACATCGGCGGCGGCAACTGGTTCCTCAACTTCGCCGACGGCAGCGCGAAGGTCGGCATCTCCGCCGAGATGGTCTTCCGCTACGGGCAACGCATCGGCGACAACAATCTCATGGCCCTGGGCTCGGCGGCCTTCCATCGCCGCACAACGGAAGAGAAGACCCTGATTGGTGCCTTCACTCTGGGGCGCAAGTTACCGGCAGCCTTCAACTACAGCCAGATCCTCCCTGCATCGCCCGAGCCACCCTTCGTCCGTGACGTCTGGATGGACGGGATCGAGGTCTTCGCCGCCCGTGAGCAGGAGGGCTCCGACAAGGGCCTGTACCTTGCCGGCAAGGGTGGACACAACGCCGAGAGCCACAACCACAACGACGTCGGCCAGTTCATACTCTTCTGCGACGGCCGGCCGATCCTCATCGACGCCGGTGTGGAGCAGTACACCGCGAAGACCTTCAGCTCCCGCCGCTATGAGCTGTGGACCATGCAGTCGGCCTACCACAACCTGCCCACTATCGGCGGCGTGCAGCAGGCTCCCGGTGGCAGCTTCCGTGCCCGCGATGCTCGCCACGAGTGCACCGACGACCATGCTTGCCTGTCGCTGGACATCGCCGGCGCCTACCCTGAGGAGGCCGGTGTGAAGACCTGGCAGCGCACTCTCTGCCTGCAGCGCGGTTCCTCCTCTGCGGTCGAAGTCATCGACGACTTCCGTCTCACCAAGGCCGCTGAGGTAACCCTCAGCCTCATGACGCCCTGCGAGCCGGACGTCTCACAACCCGGCGTGATCGTGCTGCCGGATGGCCGAAGGGTGACTATGCAGTATCCGGCCGAGGTTCTGACCCCGACCGTAGAACGCCTCGAGTTGCAGGACCCCAGGATGGTGCCCGTATGGGGCGACCACCTGTACCGCATCACCCTCACAAGCCGCGAGGCAGTCGCTGAAGGTAAGTGGGTTCTGCGCGTAACTGCTGAGTAG